One Alkalispirochaeta americana DNA segment encodes these proteins:
- a CDS encoding Lcl domain-containing protein, whose protein sequence is MDRGGEYQSINGLSSTIGTGLENSLAIDQWQSSQVMNAARVCLALEISHDGVDYHDWFLPSRNELAEMMGYNTSDPPAGANLDLDVIAYWSSTQNFLEPDKAWTRSSTNVESSAHKGLRYTVRPVRRF, encoded by the coding sequence ATGGATCGGGGGGGGGAATATCAATCCATTAATGGCTTGAGTTCCACGATCGGCACGGGTCTTGAGAACTCTCTTGCCATAGATCAGTGGCAGTCATCACAGGTAATGAACGCAGCCCGGGTCTGTCTCGCTCTTGAGATCAGCCACGACGGAGTTGACTACCACGACTGGTTTCTGCCCTCACGGAATGAACTGGCAGAAATGATGGGGTATAACACCTCCGACCCACCGGCCGGGGCGAATCTTGATCTGGATGTGATCGCCTACTGGTCATCAACACAGAATTTTCTGGAGCCCGATAAGGCTTGGACACGAAGTAGCACCAACGTTGAAAGTTCTGCCCATAAAGGTTTGCGATACACGGTCCGCCCGGTACGGAGGTTTTGA
- a CDS encoding adenylate/guanylate cyclase domain-containing protein — protein MRERRVPFPLVVKLIGIISLIVVISMGLVTGLATWFYAEDSRIRGEEQNLLLSQILAVQIENELHSLYSGALSFLDTLREFGGSAAAENLAGGNYFARNPVVAYLGVPGEQALHNRTFLAAWELEKETVGIILEQNATVIERASAGESILINVSGAMGIPAALLAAPYTDMGSDNALVLIFSTEQLQTILQTNAASEPYLVGYNGELLAHPDQDLVLLEVSYGTDPLVEHMFTSPLETMQFQYELPSGELFFGAFRKIPFGQATVLSRISREVVLGAALAVVRQNLYLTGIVLVLSVLAVWFFSKTVSRPVMALVQGARQIQEGHFELSLQPSTRDELGLLTESFVQMGQGLAERERIKDTFGKFVNKDIAEQALQGKLELGGQRKTATIFFSDIRSFTAISEKLDPEAVVEFLNEYMTLMVSCVEKTHGVVDKFIGDAIMAVWGAPVSQGSAEADALLSVKAMLMMRKALLTFNQDRGGPGRPIIRIGCGVNTGSCLAGQIGSAERMEYTVIGDAVNLASRIEALNKPLGTDILISEFTWELVREHILAEEMPPIRVKGKTEPLRIYAVINLKGLKGPQTLAEVRRLLGLSAPAALNTPGKKEPDWETEVKYEILPE, from the coding sequence GTGAGAGAGCGAAGAGTGCCCTTTCCCCTGGTGGTGAAGCTGATCGGTATCATCTCACTGATCGTGGTTATCTCCATGGGGCTGGTAACGGGTCTTGCCACCTGGTTTTACGCCGAAGATTCCCGAATCCGGGGAGAAGAGCAGAACCTCCTCCTGAGCCAGATCCTGGCGGTGCAGATTGAAAATGAACTTCACTCCCTCTACTCAGGAGCCCTCTCCTTCCTGGATACCCTGCGGGAGTTCGGGGGAAGTGCCGCTGCGGAGAACCTGGCGGGAGGAAACTACTTTGCCCGGAACCCCGTGGTGGCTTACCTGGGGGTTCCCGGGGAACAAGCCCTCCATAATCGCACCTTCCTTGCCGCCTGGGAACTCGAGAAGGAGACGGTGGGGATTATTCTGGAACAGAACGCCACCGTCATCGAGAGGGCCAGCGCGGGAGAATCGATCCTGATCAACGTGAGCGGGGCCATGGGAATCCCTGCGGCACTCCTGGCCGCCCCCTATACCGATATGGGGTCCGACAACGCCCTGGTCCTCATCTTTTCCACCGAACAGCTTCAGACGATTCTCCAGACCAACGCCGCCAGCGAGCCCTATCTGGTGGGATACAACGGCGAGCTTCTGGCGCACCCCGATCAGGACCTGGTCCTTCTGGAGGTCAGTTATGGCACGGACCCGCTGGTGGAGCACATGTTCACCTCTCCCCTGGAAACAATGCAATTTCAGTACGAGCTGCCGTCGGGCGAACTCTTCTTTGGAGCCTTTCGGAAGATTCCCTTTGGCCAGGCCACGGTCCTCTCCCGAATATCCCGGGAGGTCGTCCTGGGAGCTGCCCTGGCCGTGGTTCGCCAGAACCTGTACCTCACGGGAATAGTTCTGGTCCTCTCGGTTCTTGCGGTGTGGTTCTTTTCCAAAACTGTGAGCCGGCCCGTGATGGCCCTGGTTCAGGGGGCTCGCCAGATCCAGGAGGGCCATTTCGAGCTGAGCCTCCAACCCTCCACTCGGGACGAACTGGGACTTCTCACGGAGAGCTTTGTTCAGATGGGGCAGGGCCTGGCCGAGCGGGAACGCATCAAGGACACCTTCGGAAAGTTTGTGAACAAGGACATCGCGGAGCAGGCCCTTCAGGGAAAACTGGAACTGGGAGGGCAGCGCAAGACCGCAACGATCTTCTTTTCCGACATTCGTTCCTTCACGGCGATCAGCGAGAAGCTGGATCCGGAAGCAGTCGTGGAGTTTCTCAACGAATACATGACCCTCATGGTCTCCTGCGTGGAGAAAACCCACGGGGTGGTGGACAAGTTTATCGGCGATGCGATCATGGCCGTCTGGGGAGCTCCCGTCTCGCAGGGTTCTGCCGAAGCTGATGCGTTGCTGTCGGTCAAGGCAATGCTGATGATGCGCAAAGCGCTCCTCACTTTCAACCAGGATCGGGGAGGGCCGGGCAGGCCTATCATCCGGATCGGTTGTGGCGTTAACACCGGGAGCTGCCTGGCGGGACAAATTGGCTCGGCAGAGCGGATGGAATATACCGTAATCGGTGATGCAGTCAATCTGGCGAGCCGAATCGAGGCCCTGAATAAACCCCTGGGTACGGATATCCTCATTTCGGAGTTCACCTGGGAGCTGGTGCGGGAGCACATCCTGGCCGAGGAGATGCCTCCCATCAGAGTGAAGGGGAAGACTGAACCTCTCAGGATTTACGCTGTGATAAATCTGAAAGGTCTCAAGGGACCCCAAACGCTGGCCGAAGTCCGCCGTCTCCTGGGGCTATCTGCCCCGGCAGCGCTGAATACCCCCGGCAAAAAGGAGCCGGACTGGGAGACAGAAGTAAAGTATGAGATTCTCCCGGAGTGA
- a CDS encoding InlB B-repeat-containing protein, which yields MIALIGVLLFAFFSCADPFEGRPSGPLQEGAGSAVVELRFLPQGMHPATVVPSTVMPDFTGSIEDWKGRFTCRDHGTEISWEIPGAETTHQVDTLYPGTWDLIVEGLDQDGTVLASGAREEIPLQSGPNDPLAVAVEYLQDDQDTSGSLSLRLAWPLQIGITRITASIEGLAGMNATYESADFDTSDPGTPRVTISLADIPGGAHSMVISFYTPPADPDPVLRGTFREAMNIWTGQVSNRWIDPSSGDLLEERLFSADEFLRAANALSDFSFVAGELKRSGSHESGFNAGHLDYTISLTGGEPLRFVAAGAAEGQKIEYSWDGGPWIGILSGALSPILDHPERKDLRVAVTGPDRVSRRVYTITCYRTYRLSYDPNGGTGTVSTQTVDSGVAITVAEATGLTPPGYTGENLEFHQWSTARAGGGEVYDPGDQITLSGDTTLFAQWREL from the coding sequence GTGATCGCCCTGATCGGTGTTCTCCTGTTTGCTTTCTTTTCCTGCGCCGACCCCTTCGAGGGAAGGCCTTCCGGGCCGCTTCAGGAGGGAGCCGGCTCCGCTGTGGTGGAGCTCAGGTTTTTGCCACAGGGGATGCACCCTGCTACGGTGGTCCCCTCCACGGTAATGCCCGATTTCACCGGGTCCATCGAGGACTGGAAAGGCCGCTTCACGTGCAGGGACCACGGCACGGAGATCTCCTGGGAAATCCCCGGAGCGGAGACAACTCATCAGGTAGACACCCTCTATCCGGGAACCTGGGACCTCATCGTGGAGGGCCTGGACCAGGATGGAACGGTCCTTGCCTCGGGAGCGCGTGAGGAGATCCCCCTCCAGAGCGGACCCAACGATCCTCTGGCCGTGGCGGTAGAGTACCTCCAGGATGACCAGGACACCTCGGGCAGCCTCTCGCTGCGCCTGGCCTGGCCTCTTCAGATAGGGATCACCCGGATCACCGCGAGTATCGAGGGGCTCGCCGGGATGAATGCGACCTACGAGAGTGCAGATTTTGACACCTCAGATCCCGGAACTCCTCGGGTTACAATCTCCCTGGCGGACATCCCCGGGGGGGCGCACTCGATGGTCATCTCCTTTTATACGCCCCCCGCTGATCCCGACCCGGTGCTTCGGGGAACCTTCCGCGAGGCCATGAACATCTGGACCGGCCAGGTCTCCAACCGGTGGATAGACCCCTCGTCGGGGGATCTCCTGGAGGAGCGGCTCTTTTCCGCCGATGAGTTCCTCCGCGCCGCCAACGCCCTGTCCGATTTCTCCTTTGTTGCGGGTGAACTGAAGCGCAGCGGGTCTCACGAGAGCGGCTTCAACGCCGGGCACCTGGACTACACGATCTCTCTGACAGGGGGCGAGCCCCTGCGGTTTGTCGCAGCGGGGGCTGCAGAGGGACAAAAAATCGAGTATTCCTGGGACGGTGGCCCCTGGATCGGAATCCTCTCGGGAGCCTTGAGCCCGATCCTGGATCATCCCGAGCGAAAGGACCTGCGCGTTGCCGTCACCGGTCCCGATCGCGTTTCCCGCCGGGTATATACCATCACCTGTTATCGGACCTACAGGCTTTCCTACGACCCGAACGGTGGGACAGGTACCGTCTCCACGCAAACAGTCGATTCCGGAGTAGCTATAACGGTAGCCGAGGCAACCGGCCTGACGCCCCCCGGCTACACCGGGGAAAATCTGGAGTTCCACCAATGGAGCACAGCCCGCGCCGGCGGGGGGGAGGTCTACGACCCCGGTGATCAGATCACTCTGAGCGGCGATACAACGCTCTTTGCCCAATGGAGGGAGTTGTGA
- a CDS encoding InlB B-repeat-containing protein: MTAGLIALLFSCSPAGIWQQDVRGFVDDGLSLVTMESHRLSRQGETAPLPRAIPDQPHTLRITLRNPRDFDLVVTLEVGDQGLFSAEPQLVAVDNRLLEVHFHPREDARDHQLAFRIDLRAPEIGRTFPSLEISLDCRYPDSDITVDIDLATPGSHGLVLTPNPLEAVQGQSVTVGLAGGSPLAGGSDWRWYLQGDVIAGQTGASLNLETADLLGDYNLGVSVVYEGVSYSGDAVIRVRQSDLSTCTVWYDASGGTGAPAESDHASGDTVTVGAAPSRSGYDFLGWQSDDIPPAPGGLHQPGDTFTMPPRSVWFTALWEAQEPADITVDIDLATPGSHGLVLTPNPLEAVQGQSVTVGLAGGSPLAGGSDWRWYLQGDVIAGQTGASLNLETADLLGDYNLGVSVVYEGVSYSGDAVIRVRQSDLSTCTVWYDSVGGTGAPAESDHASGDTVTVGAAPSRSGYDFLGWQSDDIPPAPGGLHQPGDTFTMPGNHVLFRASWEPDLLPVENLQGSANHVSQTLSLTWTDPDSPALEGIQVTWGPTGGSENGSFSVAPGAGSALIAGVTEPGVYHISVRAIYEGGGEAPEQTVQIQRVDYDNYSVGVIGPAGGVIFYEHDNPASAGWRFLEAAPRGWYGPVEDPRYEWIGGGNINPLMA, encoded by the coding sequence ATGACAGCAGGGTTAATAGCTCTCCTCTTTTCCTGTTCCCCCGCCGGGATATGGCAGCAGGACGTGCGGGGTTTTGTCGACGATGGCCTCTCGCTGGTGACGATGGAGTCGCACCGCCTCTCCCGGCAGGGCGAGACGGCGCCGCTGCCGCGGGCGATCCCGGACCAGCCCCACACCCTGAGAATCACCCTGCGGAACCCCCGCGATTTCGACCTGGTCGTCACACTGGAGGTGGGGGATCAGGGGCTCTTTTCTGCCGAGCCCCAGCTTGTGGCGGTGGATAACCGCCTTCTGGAGGTCCATTTTCACCCCCGGGAGGATGCCCGCGATCACCAGCTGGCCTTTCGGATTGATCTTCGAGCTCCCGAGATCGGGCGAACCTTTCCCTCCCTGGAGATATCCCTGGATTGCCGCTATCCCGATTCCGATATCACCGTGGATATTGATTTGGCAACGCCGGGATCCCACGGCCTGGTGCTGACCCCGAACCCCCTCGAAGCGGTTCAGGGACAATCCGTGACGGTGGGCCTCGCCGGGGGATCTCCTCTGGCCGGCGGAAGCGATTGGCGATGGTATCTGCAGGGGGATGTCATAGCGGGCCAGACCGGGGCTTCCCTGAATCTGGAGACGGCAGATCTTCTGGGCGACTACAACCTGGGGGTCTCCGTGGTCTATGAAGGGGTTAGCTACTCGGGAGACGCGGTGATCCGGGTGAGGCAGAGCGATCTTTCGACCTGCACCGTCTGGTACGACGCATCCGGGGGAACAGGGGCTCCCGCCGAGAGCGATCACGCATCGGGGGATACCGTCACCGTGGGCGCTGCTCCTTCGCGGTCGGGCTACGATTTTCTCGGCTGGCAGAGCGATGACATTCCTCCCGCACCCGGCGGCCTCCATCAGCCTGGGGATACCTTCACCATGCCCCCCCGGAGCGTCTGGTTTACCGCCCTCTGGGAGGCCCAGGAACCGGCCGATATCACCGTGGATATTGATTTGGCAACGCCGGGATCCCACGGCCTGGTGCTGACCCCGAACCCCCTCGAAGCGGTTCAGGGACAATCCGTGACGGTGGGCCTCGCCGGGGGATCTCCTCTGGCCGGCGGAAGCGATTGGCGATGGTATCTGCAGGGGGATGTCATAGCGGGCCAGACCGGGGCTTCCCTGAATCTGGAGACGGCAGATCTTCTGGGCGACTACAACCTGGGGGTCTCCGTGGTCTATGAAGGGGTGAGCTACTCGGGAGACGCGGTGATCCGGGTGAGGCAGAGCGATCTTTCGACCTGCACCGTCTGGTACGACTCTGTCGGGGGAACAGGGGCTCCCGCCGAGAGCGATCACGCATCGGGGGATACCGTCACCGTGGGCGCTGCTCCTTCGCGGTCGGGCTACGATTTTCTTGGCTGGCAGAGCGATGACATTCCTCCCGCACCCGGTGGCCTCCATCAGCCTGGGGATACCTTCACCATGCCCGGGAACCATGTTTTGTTCCGGGCCTCCTGGGAGCCCGATCTGTTGCCCGTGGAGAATCTTCAGGGTTCTGCAAATCATGTGAGCCAGACCTTGTCCCTGACCTGGACAGATCCCGATTCCCCGGCCCTGGAGGGGATACAGGTCACGTGGGGCCCGACGGGCGGGTCGGAAAACGGCTCCTTCTCTGTTGCTCCCGGCGCCGGGAGTGCCCTGATCGCGGGTGTCACCGAACCCGGGGTTTATCATATTTCGGTCCGGGCCATATACGAGGGCGGCGGGGAAGCACCAGAACAGACGGTGCAGATACAGCGCGTCGATTACGATAACTACAGCGTCGGTGTTATTGGCCCGGCGGGGGGAGTTATCTTCTACGAGCACGATAATCCCGCGAGTGCGGGCTGGCGCTTCCTTGAGGCGGCCCCAAGGGGCTGGTACGGTCCGGTGGAAGATCCGAGGTATGAATGGATCGGGGGGGGGAATATCAATCCATTAATGGCTTGA
- a CDS encoding cadherin-like beta sandwich domain-containing protein, with the protein MKHPWYLWILAIPGVFLLASCSSPFQESSRPGENPVLTVRLPGQERISPATVMPDFSSLVEEWDLTLTHQTDLTERVATGAPGSGEPVTIDNLYPGLWDLVVKGLSSEGTVIARGEDLGISLSPGASEQRSPSVQFLQSGDPSAGGGFRLTLTVPASTGVDYLEASIEGHFSEAPSLVGIEGEKKQAILEGSDIPAGAWFLKIVFRRGGSDGTVAATLLETINLWDGVISDKWIDPDGTLRDERHLAEGFFLCPRAELEELRLAPGELDQPFSSTVTNYTFTAGVAQEVAFRSRGVSAQQRISFRWNNSDPELIHNDETRKLSFPSGDTTGTLEVTVTAADRQTTLTYTVQAVRS; encoded by the coding sequence ATGAAGCACCCATGGTATTTGTGGATCCTGGCGATCCCGGGAGTATTCCTTCTGGCATCGTGCAGTTCACCCTTCCAGGAATCTTCCCGGCCCGGGGAGAACCCTGTCCTGACGGTCCGTCTGCCGGGGCAGGAGAGGATATCGCCGGCCACGGTGATGCCCGATTTCTCCTCCCTTGTGGAAGAGTGGGATCTTACCCTCACCCACCAGACAGACCTGACCGAGCGTGTGGCCACCGGCGCTCCCGGCTCGGGTGAGCCGGTCACGATAGACAACCTTTATCCCGGGTTGTGGGATCTGGTGGTGAAGGGGCTCTCGTCGGAGGGGACGGTCATAGCCCGGGGAGAAGACCTCGGAATATCCCTCTCCCCGGGCGCATCGGAGCAACGCTCCCCCTCGGTGCAGTTTCTGCAAAGCGGCGATCCCTCGGCCGGCGGCGGGTTTCGCCTCACCCTGACCGTTCCCGCCAGCACCGGTGTGGACTATCTGGAAGCATCCATCGAGGGCCACTTCAGTGAGGCCCCCTCTCTCGTCGGGATCGAGGGGGAGAAAAAACAGGCCATCCTGGAGGGCTCCGATATTCCTGCGGGAGCCTGGTTCCTGAAGATTGTCTTCCGTCGGGGTGGTTCCGATGGAACTGTGGCTGCAACCCTTCTGGAAACGATCAACCTCTGGGACGGAGTCATCTCCGATAAATGGATTGACCCCGACGGAACCTTGCGGGACGAACGACACCTGGCAGAGGGGTTCTTTCTCTGCCCCCGGGCCGAACTGGAAGAACTCCGTCTCGCCCCGGGGGAGCTGGATCAACCTTTTTCGTCCACCGTCACGAACTACACCTTCACCGCAGGGGTTGCTCAGGAGGTCGCCTTTCGGAGCAGGGGAGTCTCTGCCCAACAGCGCATCTCCTTCCGCTGGAACAATAGCGATCCCGAGTTGATCCACAACGATGAGACCCGGAAATTGTCCTTTCCTTCGGGCGATACCACCGGCACCCTCGAGGTGACCGTCACGGCTGCCGACAGGCAGACAACCCTGACCTACACCGTTCAGGCGGTGCGCTCGTGA
- a CDS encoding fibronectin type III domain-containing protein — translation MKFRLPVVAVIAVAVIMTFSCADPFEYNEKPNDTPHDQLAYTLPAPEGLAASAYDGFVYLSWNPVNNAQRYAIYRGIPDATALQLIGIVDAEEPMVYPAGRAPTVGGGTTYMDYVNLDNRMQNLQYNYAVMAMRNSGPDVSDLLYADSKVSRTITVEVPSIPELDTPLPAPENVRVTSQGFRRVSWDRVDLAKGYLLMSFDLGDTDVRNALAETTPQARDHKLINAGVVIEADDTPGAPFEDILWTKNAVSLDNGPEYLYQGYIYGVVAFPYDDYFTASGVSLSVRPESILDGPGGLTATTTHKEEIILTWEKVAGADTYEVYRSESPDGPWTLLESDPGDFITYGSAEDKIWYYDRDENLEAGVGYTKSYYYKVRGVDTGDASVVALFSDMESGNITNEAGTITLAQPVLSATSGTFTNKIELTWPAVDEAEQYIIYRSNNHGASYPADGTYVELVGPSEFEWKEGTENTLFYEDEDVEPGLDEHRYYWYMVIAVKADGSVYSEKSVAVSGHVAPFDQDDSITNVLVAPHIAYHSQGGQAGQIRVQWQNVEADPVQGALGAEGYRLYYSTEENGEYTLISTINGTTSNASVVGVGTLSESTNQGYDLRIDIPVGDLFVRGTEYYFRMKSLNHTETMVSTRSNVARNFLDGLDQANIAQSSWNNAQNQLAVRISEAVHGVDVQYRLELHNAESTPVDSDAAVETFVVLEVDLLDGHIFDLSGVADQEWHWTIRALDAAGTQQRSYSDWSSFEKTP, via the coding sequence ATGAAATTTCGATTGCCCGTGGTTGCGGTCATCGCTGTAGCGGTGATTATGACCTTTTCTTGCGCTGATCCCTTTGAATACAACGAAAAGCCGAACGATACGCCCCATGATCAGTTGGCCTATACGTTGCCCGCTCCCGAGGGGCTGGCCGCGAGTGCCTACGACGGCTTCGTGTATTTGTCCTGGAACCCTGTAAACAATGCCCAGCGGTACGCTATCTACCGGGGTATCCCCGATGCCACGGCGCTTCAGCTGATCGGTATTGTAGATGCCGAGGAACCCATGGTTTATCCCGCCGGGAGAGCCCCCACCGTGGGTGGAGGCACCACCTACATGGATTACGTCAATCTGGACAACCGGATGCAGAATCTGCAGTACAATTACGCTGTTATGGCCATGCGGAACAGCGGACCCGACGTATCGGACTTGTTGTATGCGGACAGCAAAGTCTCCCGCACGATCACCGTGGAGGTTCCCTCGATTCCGGAGCTCGATACGCCCCTTCCTGCCCCGGAAAATGTACGGGTTACTTCCCAGGGGTTCCGTCGTGTTTCCTGGGACCGGGTCGATCTGGCCAAAGGGTATCTGTTGATGAGCTTCGATCTGGGTGATACCGATGTTCGGAACGCTCTGGCCGAGACAACTCCCCAGGCGCGGGATCACAAGCTGATAAACGCTGGTGTTGTTATTGAGGCCGATGATACTCCTGGTGCCCCCTTTGAGGATATCCTCTGGACCAAGAATGCTGTCAGCCTGGATAATGGCCCGGAATACCTGTACCAGGGCTATATCTACGGTGTTGTTGCTTTTCCGTACGATGACTACTTCACGGCCAGCGGAGTTTCTCTTTCGGTCAGACCCGAAAGTATCCTCGATGGCCCCGGAGGCCTGACCGCCACAACCACCCACAAGGAAGAGATCATTCTGACCTGGGAAAAAGTTGCCGGTGCAGATACCTATGAGGTGTACCGATCTGAATCACCCGATGGTCCCTGGACTCTTCTGGAAAGCGATCCCGGAGATTTTATCACCTATGGCTCTGCTGAAGATAAGATCTGGTATTACGACCGCGATGAAAATCTCGAAGCCGGTGTAGGATACACTAAATCCTATTACTACAAGGTCCGCGGAGTTGATACAGGTGATGCCAGTGTTGTAGCTCTCTTTTCCGATATGGAAAGTGGAAACATCACCAACGAAGCTGGCACTATAACGTTGGCACAACCGGTGTTGTCGGCAACCTCGGGAACCTTTACAAACAAAATTGAACTCACCTGGCCTGCAGTGGACGAAGCTGAGCAGTACATCATCTACCGATCCAATAATCACGGTGCAAGCTACCCGGCCGACGGAACGTATGTGGAACTGGTGGGTCCGAGCGAGTTTGAGTGGAAGGAAGGGACCGAAAATACACTTTTCTACGAGGACGAGGATGTTGAACCAGGATTGGACGAACACCGCTACTACTGGTATATGGTAATCGCGGTGAAAGCGGACGGTAGCGTCTACAGCGAAAAGTCGGTGGCTGTCAGTGGTCACGTGGCTCCCTTCGATCAAGACGATTCCATTACCAACGTTCTGGTGGCCCCCCATATCGCATACCACTCCCAGGGTGGACAGGCTGGACAGATCCGGGTCCAGTGGCAGAATGTAGAGGCTGATCCTGTACAAGGTGCGCTTGGTGCCGAAGGGTACAGACTCTACTATTCCACTGAAGAAAACGGTGAGTATACCCTGATCTCCACGATCAACGGCACCACCTCTAACGCCAGCGTCGTCGGAGTAGGAACCTTGAGCGAGAGTACCAACCAGGGCTACGACCTTCGTATCGATATCCCGGTAGGAGACCTCTTCGTTCGGGGTACGGAATACTACTTCCGCATGAAATCGCTGAACCATACTGAGACCATGGTAAGCACCAGATCGAACGTTGCAAGAAACTTCCTGGACGGGTTGGACCAGGCGAACATCGCCCAGTCTAGCTGGAATAACGCCCAGAACCAGCTGGCGGTGCGGATCTCCGAAGCGGTGCACGGTGTGGATGTCCAGTACCGGCTTGAGCTACATAATGCTGAGTCGACCCCGGTTGACTCAGACGCTGCAGTGGAAACGTTCGTTGTCTTGGAAGTTGATCTTCTGGACGGCCATATTTTCGATCTCAGCGGTGTTGCTGATCAGGAATGGCACTGGACCATCCGTGCTCTGGATGCTGCCGGAACGCAGCAGCGCTCCTATTCTGATTGGAGTTCTTTCGAAAAGACTCCCTGA